One Leishmania braziliensis MHOM/BR/75/M2904 complete genome, chromosome 3 DNA segment encodes these proteins:
- a CDS encoding D-3-phosphoglycerate dehydrogenase-like protein, with protein MSSALIDSPYRALLLEGVDPAAKELLESKGCTVEAIPSALPHDALLEKIKDVHFLGIRSKTRVTRELLDAAPQLLAIGCFCIGTNQVDLDYANKRGVVVFNSPFANTRSVAELVIGEVIALSRKITQRSEEVHQGVWRKTHLGCYEVRGKTIGIIGYGHIGSQVGVLAEALGMNVVFYDVVPTLVIGNATKVVHINDLLTFSDFVTIHVPETDITKGMIGEEQIQLMKKGSYLINASRGTVVDLEALAKALREGHLAGAAIDVYPEEPRANNELHVTPLQGIPNVILTPHVGGSTCEAQKAIGVEVGSALALFVTSGSTAGAVNFPQLVPPPVAKQNFRLTNVHVNVPGALKDINKIALDLDCNIGMQFLATSKAIGYLIMDVDKDVAAELRKRIAELKCSICTLIIR; from the coding sequence ATGAGCTCGGCCCTCATAGACTCACCCTACCGCGCTCTCCTGCTGGAGGGTGTTGATCCAGCAGCAAAAGAGCTGCTGGAGTCGAAAGGCTGCACCGTGGAAGCTATTCCTAGCGCTCTGCCACATGACGCTCTGTTGGAGAAGATCAAGGACGTGCACTTTCTTGGCATCCGCAGCAAGACACGCGTGACTCGGGAGTTGCTTGATGCGGCACCCCAGCTTCTCGCAATTGGCTGCTTCTGTATCGGAACAAATCAAGTGGACTTGGATTATGCAAACAAGCGAGGTGTGGTGGTGTTCAACTCTCCGTTTGCAAACACCCGCAGTGTTGCTGAGCTTGTGATCGGTGAGGTTATCGCCTTGTCGCGAAAGATtacgcagcgcagcgaggaggtgcatCAGGGTGTGTGGCGCAAGACTCACCTGGGTTGCTACGAAGTGCGCGGTAAAACTATTGGCATTATCGGCTACGGGCATATCGGCTCGCAAGTTGGTGTACTTGCTGAGGCCCTCGGCATGAACGTAGTCTTTTACGATGTTGTTCCGACACTCGTGATTGGCAATGCCACTAAGGTCGTCCATATAAATGATTTACTCACTTTTTCCGATTTTGTGACCATTCATGTGCCGGAGACAGATATTACCAAGGGTATGATTGGGGAGGAGCAGATCCAATTGATGAAGAAGGGCTCCTACTTAATCAATGCTAGCCGCGGAACGGTTGTTGACCTTGAGGCATTAGCAAAGGCTCTTCGTGAAGGACATCTCGCCGGCGCTGCCATCGATGTGTACCCGGAGGAACCAAGGGCAAACAATGAGCTACATGTGACACCGCTGCAAGGTATTCCCAACGTTATTCTGACTCCCCATGTGGGTGGGTCGACCTGCGAGGCGCAGAAGGCCATCGGTGTGGAGGTAGGTTCGGCGCTTGCTCTGTTCGTGACTAGTGGCAGTACCGCTGGTGCCGTCAACTTCCCGCAGCTTGTTCCACCGCCGGTGGCCAAGCAGAACTTTCGTCTCACCAACGTTCACGTGAACGTACCTGGTGCGCTGAAGGACATCAACAAAATTGCGCTGGATTTGGACTGCAACATTGGTATGCAGTTTCTGGCGACCAGCAAAGCGATCGGTTACCTGATCATGGATGTTGACAAAGACGTTGCTGCTGAGTTGCGGAAGCGCATTGCCGAGCTCAAGTGCAGCATTTGCACGCTGATTATTCGGTAG
- a CDS encoding 2-aminoethylphosphonate:pyruvateaminotransferas e-like protein — protein MLPPVKPILFTPGPLMTSETVKKAMLTDYASRDIRFMQAVKFIREELISISGLNPKEWTCILQQGSGSMGVEAAISTVFPRTGGKFLLVNSGKYSEKQAYVINRFKFPMVELKLGEGKELQMSALESVIRANPDVTTVGLVHHETSTGMLYPAEQIAEVVRRELPHAKIIIDGISAFGGIPCDYEKACDVLVTAPNKCLHSVPGISIILARRSLIEAAKGCARGATLDLSMQLKSFDASGQFAVTPPVHVVMALQQALVEYKQDGGLAGRQKTYQAKAQLVRKAVKEMGFTLFLDERKPSCANIVVCVNMPTDPRWNFKKFYTYLNDRGLIIYPGKASYAETFRFGIVGHTLLTNCDCLMKCAKEALQSMGIDHLQAKSNM, from the coding sequence ATGCTGCCTCCTGTGAAACCGATTCTCTTCACTCCGGGTCCGCTGATGACTTCGGAGACGGTGAAGAAGGCCATGCTGACTGACTATGCCAGTCGCGATATTCGCTTCATGCAAGCAGTGAAGTTTATCCGCGAGGAACTTATATCTATTTCTGGATTAAACCCTAAAGAGTGGACGTGCATTCTGCAGCAGGGTTCGGGGTCGATGGGCGTTGAGGCAGCCATCTCCACCGTTTTCCCGCGCACAGGTGGCAAGTTCTTGCTCGTCAACTCTGGCAAGTACTCGGAGAAGCAGGCGTATGTGATAAATAGGTTCAAGTTCCCAATGGTGGAGCTGAAGCTCGGTGAAGGCAAGGAGCTGCAGATGAGTGCGCTGGAATCTGTCATCCGCGCCAACCCAGACGTCACAACCGTGGGCCTCGTCCACCACGAGACTAGCACCGGTATGCTCTACCCAGCGGAGCAAATAGCCGAGGTGGTGCGCCGCGAGTTGCCCCACGCCAAAATTATCATTGACGGCATCAGCGCCTTTGGCGGTATCCCGTGCGACTACGAAAAGGCGTGCGACGTGCTAGTTACTGCACCGAACAAATGTCTGCACAGCGTGCCTGGAATCTCCATCATCCTGGCCCGCCGCTCGCTCATCGAAGCTGCGAAGGGGTGCGCTCGTGGTGCCACACTTGACCTTAGCATGCAGCTGAAATCGTTCGATGCGAGCGGTCAGTTTGCCGTCACGCCACCGGTCCACGTTGTGATGGCGCTGCAACAGGCACTCGTAGAGTACAAGCAGGACGGCGGCTTGGCAGGCAGGCAGAAGACGTACCAGGCGAAGGCACAGCTGGTGCGCAAAGCTGTGAAAGAGATGGGCTTCACGCTTTTCTTGGACGAACGGAAGCCGAGCTGCGCCAACATTGTGGTGTGTGTCAACATGCCAACTGATCCGCGCTGGAACTTCAAGAAGTTCTACACCTACCTCAACGATCGTGGTCTCATCATCTATCCTGGCAAGGCGTCGTATGCCGAGACGTTTCGTTTTGGCATCGTTGGACACACTTTGCTTACCAACTGTGACTGTCTCATGAAGTGCGCCAAAGAGGCTCTCCAGTCCATGGGTATTGACCACCTCCAAGCAAAGAGCAACATGTAA